The Halobaculum magnesiiphilum genome contains the following window.
CCGCGCGCCGGTCGCCACGGCGAGGCGCCGATCCCGACGGCGTCGTCGTCCCCTACCGCCCCGGCGTCGTCGCCCCCTACCGCCCCGGCGTCGTCGCCCTCGACCTCGGTCCAGTTCCCGTCCGAGCGGTCGACGAGCGCCGTCCTGAGCTCCTCGGGATCGGCCCGGACGACGACGTTGATCGCGAGCGTCCGGCCCTCGATCGACCGCGTGCGGCTGGTGTACGGCCAGAGGTGGCTCCCGGTCTCCTCGGGAGAATACAGGCGCTCGGGAGCCGGGTTCTCGCCCGTCCCGGGCGTCGACGGGTCGACCGCGACGCTGGCCAACAGCGCGAGCAGGACGACGCCGACGAGCGCGATCAGCCTGATCCGCATCCCACGGCAGTCGCTACCGTGTGCAGGAGTATACGTGTACGGGCCGGCAGCGACCCTCGCCGACCGCGATCGGTCTCGGAGGTCGCCCCGCGACCGTTCGAAAAAGTCGATCCGCGACGGAACCGGGGATCGGCCCTCGGCCGTGCAGCGACGTTACTCGTCGTCGACGACGCCGGTGACCATCACCGGGCGGCCGCCGTTGAGAATGACCGTCTGGGTCACCGAGCCGAACAGCGCCTTCCCCGCCGGCGAGCGCTTGCGGCCGCCGACGACGATGAGGTCCGCGTCCGCCTCCTCGCCGACCTCGATGATCGCGTCGGCGGGGTCGCCGCTGGACTCGGTCACGTCGACCGTGATGCCGGCCTCCTCCAGCAGTTCCTGGGCCTCGCGGACCGACGCGACCTGCGTCGCGGAGGCGCCGCTGGGGTTGTCCTGGAAGACGTGCACGATGGTGACCTCGGTGTCGCTCCCGTCGCCCGGGAGGTTCACGATCTCCTTGGCGGCGGCGCGCGCGTGTTCCTCGTCCTCGTCGACGCCGAGTACTACGTGGTACATACGGCGAACCACTCCCGCACGGGGATTAGTCCTTTCGCCGCCGGCGACGCTGCGCCCCCCGAAACTCGCTGTCGCCCGGGTGCCCCCCGACTCATTCGTCGATCGCGTTCGGGTCGTCGATCCGCCGTGAGACGTACACCACCAGCGCGAGCGGGATCCCCAGCACCGTCGCGATCGTGACCGCGCCGTAGACCCCGAACCCCAGCGGGGTCGCCGGCAGCGGGATCACCGCATACAGCGCGGGCGCGCTCAGGTCGTCGACGAACGTGGCGACGAGCACCCCGGCGGTCCCGCCGACGGCCGTGAGGAGCAGGTACAGCGCGATGACCACGCGTCGGCCGCCGAACCGCCTGTCCCCGCTCCGGTCGCTCCCGTCCGCGTCGGCTCGCGACGCGCTCACTGTAACACGAGGATCAGGCCGGTCGCGAACATGAGCAGGGCGATGCCGCCGAGCACGAGTCCGAGGAGGTCCTTGTCGCTCATACCCCCGCTCGGGGCCGCGCGAACAAAAGCCCGGCCGTCCGCGACGGCACGGCCGCGCGGCTCGTCGTGAACGGAACCGCGAAGAATTCCGAAAACCCCGAAAACCCCAAAAACCGCAGAACTGACGCGTTACTCGGCCGTGTCGTCGTTGCCGTCGATCTCCTGACCGCCGTCCGTCTCGACTTCCTCCCCACCGTCAGTGGCGGCGATCGAGGTCTCGCGCTTGGCCTCGAACCAGTCCCACTCGGCGGTGTTCAGGTTCGTCTCCTCGAGGCGCCACGGGTCGCCCGACTGGACGTGCGGCCCCTCCATCCACGAGACGACGATGTTGTACACCCAGATGATGCCGCCCACGAACAACAGGAACGCCCCGAGCGAGGCGATCTGGTGCAGCGTCGCGAACTGCGGGAGGTACGTCGCGTACCGGCGCGGCATGCCGCCGTAGCCGAGCAGCACCATCGCGAAGAACGTGATGTTGGTGCCGATCATCCACAGCCAGAAGTGCGCCTTCGCGAGGCGGCGCTGGTACCACCGGCCGGTGACGAGCGGGAACCAGTAGTAGATGCCCGCCATCCCGGCGAAGGTGATGGCACCCATCACGATGTAGTGGAAGTGCCCGACGACGTAGTAGGTGTCGTGGAGCACGAGGTCGACGGGGATGGAGGCGAGGAACACGCCGGTGACGCCGCCGATGATGAAGTTGCTCACGAAGCCGATACAGAACAGCATCGGCGTCGTGAGCCGGAGCTTCCCGTTCCACATCGTCGTGATCCAGTTGAACGTCTTCACCGCGGATGGTATCGCGATAGCCAACGAGACTGCCATGAACGAGGCGCGCAGGCGGGGGTCGATGCCGGTCGCGAACATGTGGTGGGCCCACACGCCGAAGGAGAGCACGCCGATCGCGAGCGTGGAGTAGACGACGAACTTGAAGCCGAACAGCTTCCGGCCGGAGAACCGCGGGAGCACGTAGCTGACGATGCCCATCGGCGGAAGCACGAGGATGTAGACTTCGGGGTGGCCGAAGAACCAGAACAGGTGTTGCCAGAGGATGGGGCCGCCGCCGTCGACGGCGAAGAACGTCGTCGCGAAGTTGCGGTCGAGCAGCAGCATGACCAGCGCCGAACCCAGCAGCGGGAACGCGAACAGGATGAGCCCCGACTGGGTGAGGATGGTCCACGAGAAGATGTCGAGGTTGGCCCAGGTGACCTCCTCGGCGCGCTCGGTGAAGATGGTCGCGATGAAGTTGATCGCCCCCATCGTCGCCGAGACGCCGGTGAGGTGCAGGCCGAGCAGCATCAGGTCGACCCCGACGTTCATCTGGTTGCCGTTGCCGACGCCCGCCGACAGCGGCGTGTACATCGTCCAGGCGGTCTGGGCGGGGATGACGTCCGGGATGGGGAAGAAGCCCGCCCAGATGAGCAGCGCGCCCGGCGGCAGCAGCCAGAACGCGATGGCGTTGATGCGCGGGAACGCCATGTCGTCGGCGCCGATGACCAGCGGGATGAGGTAGTTCGAGAACGCCGCGATGATCGGCGTCCCGAACAGGAACAGCATCGTGATCCCGTGGCTGGTGAGCAGGGAGTTGTAGAACGTCGCCGAGCCGAGCACCGCCGTGTCCGGGGTGGTGAGCTCCGCGCGCATCAGCATCACCATCAGCCCGCCGACGACGAACGCGACCGTCGCGTACGCGCCGTACAGTAGCCCGATGTCCTTGTGATCGACCGTCGTGAACCAGCGGATGAGTCCGGCGGGCTTCTCGGCGTGCCCGTGTCCGGTCTCACCGACAGCGCCGCCGCCGGCGCCCAGGGGCGAGTACGACCGCCAGTCCTCGACCCGCGCGAGGAAGGCCGCCACGCCCAGGAGGAACGCCCCCATGAGCACCGTCAGCAGTAGTTGGCCGGTAGTCTCCATGGGCACGCCTCAGCGGCGAATACACAAGAAAGATTCGGGTCGCGCCCGGCCGCGGGCCGTCGGTTCTGGGGTCGTTCGGAGGTCGGAACCGCCGATCCTACTCGTCGCCGTCAGCGTCGCCGTCGGCCTCGTCGTCCGGCTCGGCCTCGCCGGTCGCCTCGGCCTCGATCTCTGCCTCCACCTCGTGTTTGGTCTTGGCGTCCTCCATCGTCGCCTGGCCCTGGAAGAACACCTCCGAGCGCTTCTCGTCGCCCGCGATCGCCTTCCCCGAGACGTACGTCAGGATGGCGAGCGCGACGAACGGGAACGCCAGCAGCCCCATCTGGAGCACGCGGCCGTAGAAATCCAGTCCGCCGAACGGGTCGATGAGGACGAACGCAGCGACGAAAAACAGGATGATGCCCAGCGGGATGACGTTGACCGTCAGATCCAGCAGGGTGTCCCTGTCGAAGATCTCTGCCATGCGCGGAACGTACACCGTCGCGACCTAATACCTTGCCCATTTCGGCGGTCGGGGGTCGCCGGTCGTCGTCGCCCGAGCGTTCACTAGACGCCATTACGACGCGCGAACGGCATCGGGACCCGAACTCGTTCGCCCACGAGCCCGGGCGTGTTCAGATACCGATGTCGGCGTCGCGCGCGAACAGGTCGCCGCCGACTCCGGCGACGAGCATCAACACGCCGGTGCCGATCATCGAGTACGCGCGGATCAGCAGGTCCGAGGCGGTCGCGCCGTCGGCGTACCACAGCGCCAGCCCCCCGGCGACGACGGGCACCGACAGCACGGCGAGTCCCCGCCACGTCGAGGACACGTACTCGTTCTCGCGGAGGATCCCGGCGATCGACCCGCAAAACAGGAACAGCCCACCCACGGCCAGCGGGACCAGCCCGAACAGGATCCCGATCTCGGCGATCGGGAGCCCGAGCGCGACGAACAGCGGCCACGGGCTGACCATCCGGTACTCCTCGCTCACCCCCGGATTCTCGTCCATGCCCCCATCGAGGGGCCTGCTCGTCCAAAGCCTGTCGGTCGCGCTCGGCGGCGACGCGCCCCGCTCAGGGGATCGTGACGCCGTGGCGGGCGAGGAACTCCGACACGGCCTTGATCTCGACGGGACTGCCGATGATCCGGCACTGTTCGCCCGTCGTGAACACCGAGACGGTGAACTCCGACTCGAGCGTCGACCGGATCCCGTCCAGCTCCCGCTTCGGGAGAACGATCTGCGTGCTGTCTCGGAGGCGGGAGGGATCCGGCATGCCGTCCTTGAAACCGCATGAGCCACGCCGAGGTATAGTGGTATCGAAGTCCGAAGCACGGGAGCGACAGGCACGCACGGACGGATACAGTCGACCGGGGCAATGGGATACCGCTGCTCGACGGCCACGCGGACCC
Protein-coding sequences here:
- a CDS encoding DUF7541 family protein; the encoded protein is MDENPGVSEEYRMVSPWPLFVALGLPIAEIGILFGLVPLAVGGLFLFCGSIAGILRENEYVSSTWRGLAVLSVPVVAGGLALWYADGATASDLLIRAYSMIGTGVLMLVAGVGGDLFARDADIGI
- a CDS encoding universal stress protein, translated to MYHVVLGVDEDEEHARAAAKEIVNLPGDGSDTEVTIVHVFQDNPSGASATQVASVREAQELLEEAGITVDVTESSGDPADAIIEVGEEADADLIVVGGRKRSPAGKALFGSVTQTVILNGGRPVMVTGVVDDE
- a CDS encoding cbb3-type cytochrome c oxidase subunit I yields the protein MGAFLLGVAAFLARVEDWRSYSPLGAGGGAVGETGHGHAEKPAGLIRWFTTVDHKDIGLLYGAYATVAFVVGGLMVMLMRAELTTPDTAVLGSATFYNSLLTSHGITMLFLFGTPIIAAFSNYLIPLVIGADDMAFPRINAIAFWLLPPGALLIWAGFFPIPDVIPAQTAWTMYTPLSAGVGNGNQMNVGVDLMLLGLHLTGVSATMGAINFIATIFTERAEEVTWANLDIFSWTILTQSGLILFAFPLLGSALVMLLLDRNFATTFFAVDGGGPILWQHLFWFFGHPEVYILVLPPMGIVSYVLPRFSGRKLFGFKFVVYSTLAIGVLSFGVWAHHMFATGIDPRLRASFMAVSLAIAIPSAVKTFNWITTMWNGKLRLTTPMLFCIGFVSNFIIGGVTGVFLASIPVDLVLHDTYYVVGHFHYIVMGAITFAGMAGIYYWFPLVTGRWYQRRLAKAHFWLWMIGTNITFFAMVLLGYGGMPRRYATYLPQFATLHQIASLGAFLLFVGGIIWVYNIVVSWMEGPHVQSGDPWRLEETNLNTAEWDWFEAKRETSIAATDGGEEVETDGGQEIDGNDDTAE
- a CDS encoding DUF7520 family protein, which produces MSASRADADGSDRSGDRRFGGRRVVIALYLLLTAVGGTAGVLVATFVDDLSAPALYAVIPLPATPLGFGVYGAVTIATVLGIPLALVVYVSRRIDDPNAIDE
- a CDS encoding DUF6684 family protein translates to MAEIFDRDTLLDLTVNVIPLGIILFFVAAFVLIDPFGGLDFYGRVLQMGLLAFPFVALAILTYVSGKAIAGDEKRSEVFFQGQATMEDAKTKHEVEAEIEAEATGEAEPDDEADGDADGDE